The genomic interval CGGCGCTGGGACCGTGAGAAACAGCTCTGGGCCGACGGCCGCACCAGCTTCTACACCGTCTGGTCCTGGCGGACGCTCGCCGCGAATCTGGCCGGTTCCGTTTCGGTCGGCGAACCTCTCGTCGTGCACGGCCGGTTGAAGGTCCGCGAGGAGGAACAGGCCGGTCAGCGACGGACGTTCGTCGACGTCGAGGCCATCGCCGTCGGCCACGACCTGAGCCGGGGAACGGCCGCCTTCCGCCGGGCGGCCAGAGCGGAGCCGGTTCTGACGGAGCGTCCGGAAAGTGTCACGGACGGCGATGCGCACGAGTCGCCGAAACAGCGGGAACACGCCGACGCAATGGCCGCCATGTCCTGAAAGGGCTGATCGTCGACAAGCGCGACCGGCCGTCGCGCGATAACGATTCCGATTCGGAATGGTTGTGCAAGGGCAGTACGGGGGATTGCCCTTGCCCCGTTCTTTAGGATTCCCAAAGCTCACGGGTCACTTGGGTCTGCTGGCGAGGCATTCCCCACACGCGCACCATGTGCGAGGGCCTCGCCCGGAGGGGAATTCTGTGTTTTCTGCGTCTTCAGCGTCCGCCGCGCCGTCCGGCACGACAGGGGCTCCCCCCGGCCGCGGCACCCGCCGCCCGGTCGCCGCGCTGCTGCTCTCCGGTCTCGTCGCGGCTGCCGCACTCGTCGGCGCCGGACCGGCGGCGGCCGACGACCCGGGCCGGCATCACGGCGGCGCGGCCGCGGTGCTCGACGGGCTGAAGACCTTCGACAGTGCCGTGCTTCGCGTCGCGGGGAAGGACGGCGCGCCCGACCGGAGCCAGGAGCTGCCCGCCGGACTGTTCGAGATGACCGTGGACGGCGGCGGAAAGCTCAAGACCTACTGCATCGACCTCCACAACCCCACCCAGGACCAGGCGAGGTACCTGGAGACGCCCTGGGCCGAGACCTCGCTGAGCACCAACCGGAACGCGGGGAAGATCCGCTGGATCCTCCAGCACTCCTACCCCCAGGTCGACGACCTGGCCGCGCTCGCCGACGCGGCCGGCACCGGCCCGCTGACCGAGCGCACCGCCGCCGCCGGGACCCAGGTCGCCATCTGGCGCTACTCGGACAACGCCGACGTCACGGCGTCGGACAAGCAGGCGGAGAAGCTCGCCGACTGGCTGCACCGCAGCGCGCGCAAGACGAAGGAGCCCCGGGCCTCGCTGACCCTGGAGCCGGCCGCCGTTTCCGGCCGGGCCGGTGAGCGGCTCGGCCCCGTGACCGTCCGCACCGCCGCGGACCAGGTCTCGGTGTCGCCCCCGGTGGACGCGGCGGTCAGCGGCATCGCGGTCACGGACGAGAAGGGCGCCCCCGTCACCGCCGCGGCGGACGGGGACCGGCTCTACTTCGCCGTGCCGAAGGACACCGCCGACGGCACCGCCTCCCTGACCGTCCAGGCCACCACCTCCGTGCCGGTCGGCCGGGCCCTCGTCGGGACCGGCCGCACCCAGACCCAGATCCTGGCCGGCTCCAGCGAGTCCACGGTCTCCGCGCGGGCCGGCGCCACCTGGGCCGAGAAGGGCGCCGCCCCCGCACTGACCGCACGGAAGAACTGCGCCGCGGGCGGCGTGGACATCACGGCCGCCAACCGGGGCGACGAGCCCTTCACCTTCGAGCTGGCCGGAACCGAGCACACCATCGCCGCCGGGGCCACCCGCACGGTGACGGTCCCCGTCGCCGAGGACCAGGCGTACGACTTCACCATCACCGGGCCCGGCGGGTTCGCCAGGACCTTCACCGGAATGCTGGACTGCGCCACCAGCGGCAGCGTCCTGGACCGCGAGGGCGCGGGCGACGCCGGCAACGACATCGGCACACGGAGCGCCCAGCAGTCCGTCCCGGCCACGACCGGATCCACCACATCGGGGTTGGCGGGCGACCTCGCCGAGACCGGCGGCTCCAGCGCCACCCCGATGCTCGCCGCCGTCGCCATCGGACTGCTCGTCGTGGGCGGCGGCGCGGTCTTCCTCCTCCGCCGGAAGGCGCCGCACCCCAACGGTGAGTGACCATCCGCACGCGGGAAGTGACGTCGTTCCCGTGTCGATCCCCGGACGGGTTTCCGTCCGGGGAGGGCTGTCAGGCAAGATGGGGTGTATCTGCCCACACCTCTATTGCTGCCGGACGGTTTCTCTTGGCTGAGTACATCTACACCATGCGCAAGACGCGCAAAGCGCACGGCGACAAGGTGATTCTCGATGACGTCAACCTGAACTTCCTGCCCGGCGCGAAGATCGGTGTCGTGGGGCCCAACGGCGCCGGTAAGTCCACGGTGCTGAAGATCATGGCGGGCCTGGAGCAGCCGTCCAACGGTGACGCCTTCATCTCGCCCGGCTTCAGCGTCGGCATCCTCATGCAGGAGCCGAAGCTCGACGAGAGCAAGACCGTCCTGGAGAACGTCCAGGACGGCGCCGCCGAGATCATGGGCAAGCTCAAGCGCTTCAACGAGGTCGCCGAGCTGATGGCGACCGACTACTCCGACGCGCTCATGGACGAGATGGGCAAGCTCCAGGAGGATCTGGACCACGCCAACGCCTGGGACCTGGACGCGCAGCTGGAGCAGGCCATGGACGCCCTGGGCTGCCCGCCCGGCGACTGGCCGGTCACCACCCTCTCCGGTGGCGAGAAGCGCCGCGTGGCGCTCTGCAAGCTGCTCATCGAGGCCCCGGACCTGCTCCTCCTCGACGAGCCCACCAACCACCTCGACGCCGAGTCGGTGAACTGGCTGGAGCAGCACCTCTCGAAGTACCCGGGTGCGGTCGTCGCCGTCACCCACGACCGGTACTTCCTGAACAACGTCGCCGAGTGGATCCTGGAGCTCGACCGCGGCCGCGCGATCCCCTACGAGGGCAACTACTCCACGTACCTGGAGCGCAAGGCCACCCGTCTCAAGGTCGAGGGCCGCAAGGACGAGAAGCGCCAGAAGCGGCTCAAGGAGGAGCTGGAGTGGGTCCGCTCCAACGCCAAGGGCCGCCAGACGAAGTCCAAGGCCCGTCTCGCCCGGTACGAGGAGATGGCGGCCGAGGCGGACAAGATGCGGAAGCTGGACTTCGAGGAGATCCAGATTCCGCCGGGCCCGCGGCTCGGTTCCATCGTCGTCGAGGTCGAGAACCTCTCGAAGGCCTTCGGCGACAAGGTCCTCATCGACGACCTGTCGTTCACGCTGCCCCGTAACGGCATCGTCGGCGTCATCGGTCCGAACGGCGCGGGCAAGACCACGCTGTTCAAGATGATCCAGGGCCTGGAGACGCCGGACAGCGGCGCCATCAAGGTCGGCGACACGGTCAAGATCTCCTACGTCGACCAGTCCCGCGC from Streptomyces sp. CA-278952 carries:
- a CDS encoding single-stranded DNA-binding protein; protein product: MNETLVTLVGNAATAVEFRETATGGMARFRFAVTPRRWDREKQLWADGRTSFYTVWSWRTLAANLAGSVSVGEPLVVHGRLKVREEEQAGQRRTFVDVEAIAVGHDLSRGTAAFRRAARAEPVLTERPESVTDGDAHESPKQREHADAMAAMS
- a CDS encoding Cys-Gln thioester bond-forming surface protein, which produces MFSASSASAAPSGTTGAPPGRGTRRPVAALLLSGLVAAAALVGAGPAAADDPGRHHGGAAAVLDGLKTFDSAVLRVAGKDGAPDRSQELPAGLFEMTVDGGGKLKTYCIDLHNPTQDQARYLETPWAETSLSTNRNAGKIRWILQHSYPQVDDLAALADAAGTGPLTERTAAAGTQVAIWRYSDNADVTASDKQAEKLADWLHRSARKTKEPRASLTLEPAAVSGRAGERLGPVTVRTAADQVSVSPPVDAAVSGIAVTDEKGAPVTAAADGDRLYFAVPKDTADGTASLTVQATTSVPVGRALVGTGRTQTQILAGSSESTVSARAGATWAEKGAAPALTARKNCAAGGVDITAANRGDEPFTFELAGTEHTIAAGATRTVTVPVAEDQAYDFTITGPGGFARTFTGMLDCATSGSVLDREGAGDAGNDIGTRSAQQSVPATTGSTTSGLAGDLAETGGSSATPMLAAVAIGLLVVGGGAVFLLRRKAPHPNGE
- the ettA gene encoding energy-dependent translational throttle protein EttA, which produces MAEYIYTMRKTRKAHGDKVILDDVNLNFLPGAKIGVVGPNGAGKSTVLKIMAGLEQPSNGDAFISPGFSVGILMQEPKLDESKTVLENVQDGAAEIMGKLKRFNEVAELMATDYSDALMDEMGKLQEDLDHANAWDLDAQLEQAMDALGCPPGDWPVTTLSGGEKRRVALCKLLIEAPDLLLLDEPTNHLDAESVNWLEQHLSKYPGAVVAVTHDRYFLNNVAEWILELDRGRAIPYEGNYSTYLERKATRLKVEGRKDEKRQKRLKEELEWVRSNAKGRQTKSKARLARYEEMAAEADKMRKLDFEEIQIPPGPRLGSIVVEVENLSKAFGDKVLIDDLSFTLPRNGIVGVIGPNGAGKTTLFKMIQGLETPDSGAIKVGDTVKISYVDQSRANIDPKKTLWAVVSDELDYINVGQVEMPSRAYVSAFGFKGPDQQKPAGVLSGGERNRLNLALTLKEGGNLLLLDEPTNDLDVETLSSLENALLEFPGAAVVISHDRWFLDRVATHILAYEGDSKWYWFEGNFESYEKNKVERLGADAARPHRATYKKLTRG